One window from the genome of Chloroherpetonaceae bacterium encodes:
- a CDS encoding glycosyltransferase family 2 protein translates to MNNDFFIILFAALFGLVFYTYLGYGLLLYVVVRVKRLAKYLYYQFSPRMNAPTSGNLMSDRLAYTPRMTMIIAAYNESSVIEEKLRNTFALRYPLSNLSVIVVTDGSTDETPKLVKRYAGATLLHQDRREGKSAALNRAMSFVTTSIVVFSDANSMLNDDALLELAQAYEDPGVGAVSGEKRIASSEKSGASSAGEGIYWKYESLLKKWDAELYSLVGAAGELFSIRTELFHPIPNDTLLDDFMISMQIAKCGYKIAYVPKAYALETASENIREEFKRKVRISTGGVQSILRLADFLNPFEAPKLWWQFISHRMLRWSLTPFALFLLFPMNLYLMLSEGLIFKALLILQCGFYLLGLLGYLFEKRKLRFKPFFIPFYFLVMNYAVVLGWFRYFRKSQSVLWERSAREVLLT, encoded by the coding sequence ATGAACAACGATTTCTTTATCATTCTTTTTGCTGCGCTCTTTGGGCTTGTCTTTTATACCTATCTCGGTTATGGCCTTCTACTGTATGTTGTTGTAAGAGTGAAGCGGCTTGCGAAGTACCTTTATTATCAATTCTCTCCAAGAATGAATGCGCCGACTTCTGGGAATTTGATGTCTGATAGGCTTGCTTATACGCCACGCATGACAATGATTATCGCTGCTTATAATGAAAGCTCGGTAATTGAAGAGAAGCTCAGAAATACTTTTGCACTTCGATATCCGCTTTCCAATCTTTCTGTCATTGTTGTTACAGATGGCTCTACTGATGAAACACCAAAATTGGTGAAACGATATGCGGGAGCAACGCTCTTGCATCAAGACCGTCGTGAAGGGAAAAGCGCCGCATTAAACCGTGCAATGAGCTTTGTGACAACGTCTATTGTCGTTTTCAGCGATGCGAATTCGATGCTGAATGACGATGCGTTGCTTGAGCTTGCACAAGCTTATGAAGACCCCGGAGTCGGCGCAGTTTCGGGGGAAAAGCGAATAGCCAGTAGCGAGAAATCGGGGGCAAGCAGTGCCGGTGAAGGGATTTATTGGAAGTATGAATCACTTCTTAAAAAGTGGGATGCTGAGCTCTACTCATTGGTTGGCGCTGCGGGCGAACTCTTTTCAATTCGCACAGAGCTTTTTCATCCGATTCCGAATGACACTTTGCTCGATGATTTTATGATCTCAATGCAGATTGCCAAATGTGGTTACAAAATTGCGTATGTACCGAAAGCGTATGCACTTGAAACAGCCTCAGAGAACATTCGTGAAGAATTTAAACGAAAGGTGAGAATCTCAACGGGTGGGGTTCAATCAATTCTTCGTTTGGCAGACTTTCTAAACCCATTCGAAGCCCCAAAACTATGGTGGCAGTTCATTTCTCATCGGATGCTTCGATGGAGTTTAACGCCCTTTGCACTTTTTCTTCTCTTTCCGATGAATCTTTATCTCATGTTAAGTGAAGGATTAATTTTTAAGGCGCTTTTGATTTTGCAATGTGGCTTTTATCTCTTGGGTTTGTTAGGCTATCTCTTTGAAAAGAGGAAGCTTCGGTTTAAGCCGTTTTTCATCCCATTTTACTTCCTTGTGATGAACTATGCGGTGGTGCTTGGTTGGTTTCGATATTTTCGTAAATCTCAAAGCGTTTTGTGGGAGCGCTCGGCGCGTGAAGTATTGCTCACTTAA
- a CDS encoding ATP-binding protein → MINDPRESTPIVQEISTLYEVSLSIGNSLDLEENCSSFISALLSRQAFISASVWIDSKYLGGDKLSISKSSLIKVYSAPLPLSEIDTLPYTHPLVQELGDADFFAYSNEEASRKSLFLDRTLDKGSLLVFKLDRIGILKLRYAFNDISLLLPKKLLSVVKKFSVSLEASISHAKLVSEVRERKLAQAALSRSETLYKTHVANFNAAVLVENKTRNIVLANEMFCELFSIPLKPEQIVGLDCTDAAENSKHLFLYPEQFVHNVKAIVEKKEQVINQIVDFADGRVVERDFIPIIIDGEYEGHLWIYRDVTLRLKVEKALRLQNSILNGVAKAAERILKDKDLDKAIQFSLSVIGKGANVDRVYIYENVTGSNSENKLMRRRYEWNNSDLKLANDSTIPEEYDYFPTFSRWYTELSQGNTIGGVAKFFPKPEAEILNHRGVKSIMIAPIFIDKEFWGFIGFDVCNDERQWFGSEDSILKAVSNILGTAIRNNRFEKELNELKNFYEQVLNTMPAQLAVFDVNNRYRFVTPSAVANKETRQWIIGKTNEEYCQYRGLDLAIGTKRTALQLEATRAKKNVSFEEEITTKDGRTLHYYRQITPVINEHGEVTDLLGFGLDITALKEAEKDLKNAIQVAEQSKRAKEMFLANMSHEIRTPMNAIVGLSNLLLETPLSNEQRHFLKTIKQSSDNLLVIINDILDLSKIEAGKMEILSQPFQLHSLIDNITNLLKPKAIEKNLGFNCNIDQNIPEYLIGDSTRIYQILTNLLSNAIKFTEKGKVTLEAVLLQSKNERASIQFKIRDSGIGIDEQHLDSIFESFSQGNLDTAKRFGGTGLGLSIVKNLVELHEGKIEVESKIGEGSVFTVTLNLPITKGLSSPFSNHDFPNGSLEGLKILLVEDNYINQVVASHTLKKWKINPDIASNGEEAIIRVEAGEYDLILMDVQMPGMDGYATTRSIRQLKNPRKANVPILAMTAGVLTEEREKCFAVGMNEYISKPFNPDDLFYKISSLTGIESHKRDAPKKTTSSIEEGENHEKLNLENLETFAGGDVEFINEMIDLFLTQMPAQVDALIKSYEEKNYQMLKSIAHKIKPNFHLMGFPEQKNVLSEIEEICENENFIDSQKLDQNLIKFKNRLSACYLLLNNRLHSK, encoded by the coding sequence ATGATAAATGATCCTCGCGAATCCACACCCATCGTTCAAGAAATATCAACCCTTTACGAGGTATCACTTTCGATTGGTAACTCCCTTGATCTTGAAGAAAATTGTTCCTCATTTATCTCTGCATTGCTCTCACGGCAAGCATTTATTTCTGCCTCTGTATGGATTGATTCAAAATATTTGGGCGGAGATAAACTTAGTATTTCAAAAAGTTCACTCATTAAAGTTTATTCTGCCCCGTTACCACTTTCCGAGATTGATACCCTGCCTTACACACATCCTTTGGTTCAAGAATTAGGCGACGCTGATTTTTTTGCTTATTCAAATGAAGAGGCAAGCCGCAAATCGCTTTTCTTAGATCGAACCTTGGATAAAGGGTCTTTGCTTGTTTTCAAACTTGATCGAATTGGGATTCTCAAACTTCGCTACGCGTTCAATGACATTTCATTATTGCTCCCGAAAAAGCTACTCAGTGTTGTAAAGAAATTTTCGGTCTCTTTAGAGGCCTCGATTTCACATGCAAAGTTGGTTTCTGAGGTTCGTGAGAGAAAATTGGCACAAGCCGCGCTTTCAAGAAGCGAAACGCTTTACAAAACGCATGTCGCCAATTTTAATGCAGCAGTATTGGTTGAAAATAAAACCCGCAATATTGTGCTTGCCAATGAAATGTTTTGCGAGCTCTTTTCAATCCCATTAAAGCCGGAGCAAATTGTGGGATTAGACTGCACCGATGCTGCTGAAAATTCTAAACATCTCTTTCTGTACCCGGAACAGTTTGTTCATAACGTAAAAGCCATTGTCGAGAAAAAAGAACAAGTTATTAATCAAATTGTTGATTTCGCTGATGGACGCGTGGTTGAGCGTGATTTTATTCCAATTATCATTGATGGTGAATATGAAGGACACCTTTGGATTTACCGTGATGTTACTCTAAGACTAAAAGTAGAAAAAGCGCTGAGACTTCAAAATTCAATCCTTAATGGGGTTGCAAAAGCCGCTGAAAGAATTTTAAAGGATAAAGACTTGGATAAAGCTATCCAATTCTCGCTTAGCGTGATTGGTAAGGGTGCCAATGTCGATCGTGTTTACATTTATGAAAATGTAACAGGTTCAAATAGCGAAAATAAATTGATGCGCCGCCGATATGAGTGGAATAATAGTGACTTAAAACTCGCGAATGATTCAACGATTCCGGAGGAATATGACTATTTCCCAACTTTTAGCCGTTGGTACACTGAGCTTTCGCAAGGGAATACCATTGGCGGAGTCGCGAAGTTTTTTCCAAAACCTGAGGCTGAGATTTTGAATCATAGGGGGGTGAAATCGATTATGATTGCCCCCATATTTATTGACAAGGAGTTTTGGGGGTTTATCGGGTTTGATGTCTGTAATGATGAGCGTCAATGGTTTGGTTCTGAAGATTCAATTCTCAAAGCAGTATCCAATATTCTTGGAACTGCGATTCGAAACAACCGCTTTGAAAAGGAATTGAATGAATTGAAAAACTTTTATGAGCAGGTGCTCAATACAATGCCAGCTCAATTGGCGGTATTTGATGTCAATAATCGATACAGATTTGTTACACCAAGCGCTGTGGCTAATAAAGAGACACGCCAATGGATTATTGGAAAAACAAACGAGGAGTATTGCCAATATCGCGGGCTTGACTTGGCCATTGGCACCAAAAGAACCGCCTTGCAATTGGAAGCAACCCGAGCTAAAAAGAATGTCTCTTTTGAAGAAGAAATCACTACCAAAGATGGAAGAACACTTCATTACTATCGTCAAATTACCCCTGTAATTAATGAACACGGAGAAGTAACAGATTTACTTGGATTTGGGCTTGATATTACTGCCCTAAAGGAGGCTGAAAAAGATCTTAAGAATGCCATTCAAGTGGCAGAGCAATCCAAGCGTGCGAAGGAAATGTTTTTGGCAAATATGAGTCATGAAATTCGCACTCCGATGAATGCGATCGTCGGTCTCTCGAATCTTTTGCTTGAAACCCCACTATCAAATGAACAAAGGCACTTTCTGAAAACCATTAAGCAATCGTCGGATAATCTCTTGGTGATTATCAACGATATCCTTGACTTATCAAAAATAGAAGCAGGTAAAATGGAAATTCTCTCTCAACCATTTCAATTGCATAGCCTTATTGATAACATTACAAATCTATTGAAGCCTAAGGCGATAGAAAAGAATTTGGGATTCAATTGCAATATCGATCAAAATATTCCTGAGTATCTCATCGGCGATTCCACGCGCATTTATCAAATTCTCACCAACCTTTTGAGCAATGCAATAAAGTTTACAGAAAAGGGGAAAGTCACATTAGAGGCGGTGTTACTACAAAGCAAAAATGAGCGGGCATCGATTCAGTTTAAGATTCGTGATTCCGGAATCGGCATTGATGAACAGCATTTGGATTCAATTTTTGAAAGCTTTTCTCAAGGTAATCTTGATACAGCCAAACGATTTGGCGGAACAGGGCTGGGTTTATCCATTGTCAAGAATTTGGTTGAGCTTCATGAAGGAAAAATTGAAGTTGAAAGTAAGATTGGTGAAGGGTCGGTTTTTACGGTCACCCTGAATCTCCCGATTACCAAAGGACTTTCAAGCCCATTTTCAAATCACGACTTCCCCAATGGCAGTTTGGAAGGCCTGAAGATTCTTTTAGTTGAAGATAACTACATCAATCAAGTTGTGGCTTCACATACTTTAAAGAAATGGAAAATCAACCCCGATATTGCTTCAAACGGCGAGGAGGCGATTATTAGAGTTGAAGCCGGTGAATACGACCTCATTTTAATGGATGTACAAATGCCGGGGATGGATGGCTACGCCACAACTCGAAGCATTCGACAGTTGAAAAATCCGAGAAAAGCCAATGTGCCGATTCTTGCAATGACAGCCGGTGTTCTGACCGAGGAACGAGAAAAATGTTTCGCTGTTGGGATGAATGAATACATTTCAAAACCCTTCAATCCTGATGATCTCTTTTATAAAATTTCCTCACTGACGGGTATTGAATCACATAAACGAGATGCCCCAAAAAAAACAACTTCCTCTATTGAAGAGGGAGAGAATCACGAAAAACTCAATCTTGAAAATCTTGAAACTTTTGCAGGTGGTGATGTTGAATTCATCAATGAAATGATTGATCTGTTTCTCACACAAATGCCGGCTCAAGTGGATGCTTTAATCAAGAGCTATGAAGAAAAAAATTATCAAATGCTAAAGAGTATTGCTCACAAAATCAAGCCAAACTTTCACTTGATGGGGTTTCCTGAACAAAAAAATGTACTTTCTGAAATAGAAGAAATTTGTGAAAATGAAAACTTCATAGATTCCCAAAAATTAGATCAAAATCTCATCAAGTTTAAGAACCGTTTAAGCGCTTGTTATTTGCTCTTAAATAATAGACTCCATTCAAAATAA
- a CDS encoding LytTR family DNA-binding domain-containing protein, which translates to MAIRCIVIDDDDIFRKVLVKAIQKLDALNLVQEFDNPLDAINFLSKEKVELIFSDVEMPEMSGLDFISSLSYKPKIILITAHENYAVKAFDYEVTDYLVKPFQYPRFLKAIDRVKAELESEKEQASNPSDSQYLFVKKKDAMIKVDFRDILWIEADTDYMVIQTESESFMMLSTMKALESKLSAEFMRVHRSFIVRLDKINAIQDSTIIINRKVIPISDSYWPLLKARLKMT; encoded by the coding sequence ATGGCTATTCGCTGTATCGTCATTGATGACGACGACATCTTTCGCAAGGTTCTTGTTAAGGCCATTCAAAAGCTCGACGCTTTGAATTTGGTTCAGGAATTTGATAATCCGCTTGATGCCATCAATTTTCTTTCGAAAGAGAAAGTAGAATTGATTTTTAGCGATGTCGAAATGCCTGAAATGTCGGGGCTTGATTTTATTAGCAGCCTTTCATACAAACCGAAGATTATTCTCATCACCGCCCACGAAAACTATGCCGTCAAAGCCTTTGACTACGAAGTCACCGACTATCTTGTCAAACCCTTTCAATACCCACGATTTCTTAAAGCCATTGATCGAGTCAAGGCAGAATTAGAGTCTGAAAAGGAACAGGCGTCAAACCCAAGTGACTCGCAATATCTTTTTGTTAAAAAGAAAGATGCAATGATTAAAGTCGATTTTCGTGACATCTTATGGATTGAAGCGGATACCGATTATATGGTGATTCAAACAGAATCGGAAAGTTTTATGATGCTTTCAACAATGAAAGCGTTGGAATCAAAGTTGAGCGCTGAATTTATGCGGGTTCATCGCTCGTTTATTGTCAGGCTTGATAAAATCAATGCAATTCAAGATTCTACCATTATTATCAACCGCAAGGTTATCCCAATCTCTGATTCTTACTGGCCTCTTTTAAAGGCGCGTTTGAAAATGACTTAA
- a CDS encoding acyltransferase, which produces MKLKYYLNQHPAIKQWVHRLLVKPNEARPSLISRLIVNPLFHRISREATIRSSVRRDLFPFNPFSIGRKSIIEDFATVNNGVGEVRIGEGSRVGIGNVLIGPVEIGNNCILAQHVVISGLNHGYESPEIPIKLQAVKTNKITIEDDCWIGANVSIAAGVTIGKHSVVGAGSTVTKSIPPLHVAVGNPARLIKRYDDSRKEWVKL; this is translated from the coding sequence ATGAAACTTAAATACTATTTGAATCAACATCCGGCCATTAAGCAATGGGTTCACCGACTTCTGGTGAAACCCAATGAGGCAAGGCCGAGCCTTATTTCGCGGCTGATTGTGAATCCTCTTTTCCATCGCATTTCAAGAGAAGCAACTATTCGAAGCTCAGTGCGCCGAGATCTTTTCCCATTCAATCCATTCAGCATCGGGAGAAAATCCATCATCGAAGATTTTGCCACCGTTAATAACGGGGTTGGAGAGGTTCGTATTGGTGAAGGTTCTCGCGTGGGAATCGGGAATGTTCTCATAGGCCCAGTTGAAATAGGGAATAATTGCATCCTAGCACAGCATGTGGTGATTTCAGGCTTGAATCACGGGTATGAATCGCCTGAGATTCCCATCAAATTGCAAGCAGTAAAAACGAATAAAATCACAATCGAGGATGATTGCTGGATTGGAGCGAATGTGAGTATTGCAGCAGGGGTTACCATTGGCAAACACTCTGTTGTTGGAGCGGGAAGCACTGTTACGAAATCAATTCCACCGCTTCATGTTGCAGTTGGAAATCCCGCAAGGCTTATTAAACGCTATGATGACTCACGAAAGGAGTGGGTGAAATTATGA
- a CDS encoding FIST N-terminal domain-containing protein — MYITSATKESILEAILSLRLQKSETVFIGVAEGVELNLHDLIQTLNQRQIPFFGGLFPAVIGDGEKQDLGVIIKRIATHHKPIVVEDLANANVHSIQRKIQSKSIEHSAFCFVDGLADSITSFLRNFQSAMDLPLKVMGGGAGSLSLKRKPCLFTNEGLFENAAIIVFSSLEMEIGVRHGWHPISDLMLVTKSYKNVIEELNWLPAFEVYKHFVSKVERIMVEKENFFGIAKHYPLALCREVGEDLVRDPIMVGKHDELICVGEVPQNAALRLLNGNEESLVQAASHAARASLRQKGTPADSLVIDCISRALFLEGKYKEEISAISKVLEQTVKSDYIEGVLTLGEIASHGDGLIDFYNKTIVIGTRYDK, encoded by the coding sequence ATGTACATCACAAGCGCAACAAAAGAATCAATCCTTGAAGCCATTCTATCACTTCGATTACAGAAAAGCGAAACGGTATTTATTGGCGTAGCAGAAGGCGTAGAGCTAAACCTCCACGATTTAATTCAAACACTGAATCAGAGGCAGATACCCTTTTTTGGAGGGCTTTTTCCCGCGGTCATTGGTGATGGAGAGAAGCAAGATCTGGGCGTTATCATTAAGCGAATAGCGACTCATCACAAGCCGATTGTAGTTGAAGATCTTGCGAATGCCAATGTTCATTCAATTCAGAGAAAAATTCAATCAAAATCGATTGAGCACAGCGCTTTTTGTTTTGTTGACGGCTTAGCGGATTCTATCACATCATTTCTTCGTAATTTTCAATCTGCAATGGATTTACCCCTAAAAGTGATGGGCGGCGGCGCCGGGTCGTTATCCCTTAAACGAAAGCCTTGCCTTTTCACGAACGAAGGACTTTTTGAAAACGCGGCCATCATTGTATTCTCGTCGTTAGAAATGGAAATCGGTGTTCGCCACGGTTGGCATCCGATAAGCGATCTTATGCTGGTAACGAAATCGTACAAAAATGTGATTGAAGAGTTGAATTGGCTTCCTGCATTTGAAGTTTACAAACACTTCGTTTCGAAAGTAGAGAGAATAATGGTTGAAAAAGAAAACTTCTTTGGAATCGCCAAGCACTATCCTTTGGCGCTTTGCCGGGAAGTGGGTGAGGACTTGGTTCGCGACCCGATTATGGTTGGAAAACATGATGAGTTAATTTGCGTTGGAGAAGTGCCTCAAAATGCCGCTTTGAGATTGCTCAATGGAAACGAAGAATCATTGGTTCAGGCGGCGTCGCATGCTGCAAGAGCAAGCCTTCGCCAAAAAGGTACGCCGGCGGATTCTTTGGTTATTGACTGCATTTCGAGAGCGTTATTTTTGGAAGGAAAGTATAAAGAAGAAATTTCTGCGATTTCGAAAGTTTTAGAACAGACCGTAAAATCCGATTACATTGAGGGTGTATTAACATTAGGTGAAATTGCCTCTCACGGAGACGGGCTTATTGATTTTTACAATAAAACCATTGTCATTGGAACACGTTATGATAAATGA
- a CDS encoding response regulator transcription factor, which translates to MQYNILLIDDEPMMLRVLKQYFRKSFNVFSCTDGIEALQYLHQVETFIKEASHYKEEPKNGSNSLPNVIPDVIVADLMMPNLDGYEFIKALRAHPRFKNVPLIMLSSRDTSADRIKCLKAGADDYVIKPFNPEELQTRIQNLLKRTKHVAA; encoded by the coding sequence ATGCAATACAATATTCTATTAATCGACGATGAACCAATGATGCTTCGTGTCTTGAAGCAATACTTTCGCAAAAGCTTCAATGTCTTCAGCTGCACCGATGGCATTGAGGCGCTTCAATACCTTCACCAAGTTGAAACTTTTATAAAAGAGGCCTCTCATTACAAAGAAGAACCAAAAAATGGAAGCAATTCTCTTCCCAACGTGATTCCTGATGTCATCGTCGCAGATTTGATGATGCCAAATCTTGATGGGTATGAATTTATTAAAGCCTTGCGCGCACATCCACGATTTAAAAACGTTCCGCTCATTATGCTCTCAAGCCGCGATACCAGCGCCGACCGAATTAAGTGCCTTAAAGCCGGTGCTGATGATTATGTGATTAAACCCTTTAATCCGGAAGAATTGCAAACCCGAATTCAAAATCTTTTGAAACGCACGAAGCATGTCGCTGCCTAA
- a CDS encoding glycosyltransferase family 2 protein: MITNTIPSSLEAPKVSVIIVNYRTPKLLLEAIRSVMNTVRNRFEIIAVDNASGDNTATLVREQFPLVHMIQSSVNVGFAAGNNLAMPFARGEYIFFLNPDTIVHEGSIDTLIAYLDSHLKVGLVSPKLLNADGSLQRSINRFYSFFGTLFDNRIASQFLKTDAFEDHDTIREIDWAKGAALMIRHSILKEIGSFDEQFWIYAEEIDLCYRIKKAGWANVYLPSAVITHLEKQSSKQHRAEMFIQNYKSFYLFLRKHYSTLDFTLYRLRSIIGIFFWLTIYWIQSLRGNDSARKSLDTYRTLFQWHLNLSQNLSQKTLAPR, translated from the coding sequence ATGATCACTAACACGATTCCTTCCTCACTTGAAGCGCCGAAGGTCTCGGTGATTATTGTCAATTACCGAACCCCAAAGTTGCTGCTTGAAGCCATACGAAGCGTCATGAATACCGTTCGCAATCGTTTTGAAATTATTGCTGTTGATAATGCGAGCGGCGATAATACGGCTACCCTTGTTCGGGAGCAGTTTCCATTGGTTCACATGATACAAAGCTCGGTGAATGTGGGATTCGCGGCAGGCAATAATCTTGCAATGCCTTTTGCGAGGGGAGAATACATTTTTTTCTTAAACCCTGATACCATTGTGCATGAAGGGAGTATTGACACGCTTATCGCGTATTTGGACTCTCATCTAAAAGTTGGGCTCGTTTCGCCGAAATTATTGAATGCGGATGGAAGCTTGCAGCGCTCAATCAATAGATTTTATTCTTTTTTTGGAACACTCTTCGATAACCGAATCGCTTCTCAATTCTTAAAAACCGATGCATTTGAAGATCATGATACCATAAGGGAAATCGATTGGGCAAAAGGCGCTGCGTTAATGATTCGGCATTCAATCCTTAAAGAAATTGGAAGCTTTGATGAACAATTTTGGATTTATGCCGAGGAAATCGATCTCTGCTATCGAATCAAAAAGGCCGGATGGGCAAATGTTTACCTCCCTTCAGCAGTAATCACGCACCTTGAAAAGCAAAGCTCCAAACAGCACCGTGCTGAAATGTTCATTCAAAATTATAAAAGCTTTTATCTCTTTCTCCGGAAGCATTACTCCACACTTGACTTTACACTTTATCGGCTACGCTCGATCATCGGAATTTTCTTTTGGCTTACAATTTATTGGATTCAGTCGCTGAGGGGTAATGACAGTGCTCGAAAATCGCTCGATACATACCGCACCTTGTTTCAATGGCATCTGAATCTTTCTCAAAATCTTTCTCAAAAAACACTTGCACCTCGATGA
- a CDS encoding LruC domain-containing protein has protein sequence MILLKKQLIALLILLWIVGCSSQTEPEMTASNKTTEELTIPATFNFETVSTVNLHISAKNGTGSPLKQVKLSLLMIGEEGEPLHLGSGSTDANGKFDTKITVPNWVQEIYVQTEYLGLPNYSAFEIRGGVCEGDIAENAIENPFVSEKVTLHSSFEATPTATLTALTYRFLGTWNGQGVPNYLLGRDNVSQDLLDDINASLPETRPVPTFNPQYLRDIDMNTRLQDSAEVFVTFVHEGAGWVNALGFFTYELSNPPQSLNDIDSLTLVFPNVSYIGSGGGLRSGDKVKLGNFKAGTGIGWFLVPNAWQTNTRSVLNAGSVQTKYSVKDFNAFTTAQFRQHVILLKDESRQLLLLGFEDTSRPGGDNDFNDAIFYVTANPYTAVITEDLDSVQEAIDSDGDGVFDYMDEYPTDAARAFNVYAPAKNAFASLGFEDLYPVKGDYDFNDLVVDYNHHLVTNAQNRVVEMKSTIITRAIGGIFKNGFGFQLGVSPSSISNITGQNITENFIARNENGTEAGQSKAVIIAYDNAFRKLAPPAGFYTVNAQEGSPFITPDTTKLRISFSTPQIVSELGSSPFNPFIFVNKQRGYEVHLPNMQPTDLMNTSLFGTGNDNTLLPSRSYKTSRGLPWAIHIPVKFEYPIEKRDITRSYLRFSIWAESGGSLFQDWYLSKAGYRQAANLYR, from the coding sequence ATGATACTTCTCAAAAAACAACTGATTGCTTTACTCATCCTCTTATGGATTGTTGGGTGCTCATCTCAAACAGAACCTGAGATGACTGCTTCAAATAAAACAACGGAAGAGTTAACGATTCCGGCCACTTTCAATTTCGAAACGGTTTCAACCGTCAATCTTCACATCAGTGCCAAGAATGGTACGGGATCGCCCTTAAAGCAAGTGAAGCTTTCTTTACTGATGATTGGGGAAGAGGGCGAGCCACTTCATCTCGGCTCCGGATCAACAGATGCAAACGGTAAGTTTGATACTAAAATCACCGTACCAAATTGGGTTCAGGAAATTTATGTTCAGACCGAATATCTTGGTTTACCAAATTATTCAGCTTTTGAAATTCGTGGCGGCGTCTGTGAAGGTGATATTGCTGAAAATGCCATTGAAAATCCATTTGTGAGTGAAAAAGTTACTTTGCATTCTTCCTTTGAAGCGACGCCAACGGCAACCCTCACCGCGCTTACCTATCGATTTTTAGGGACTTGGAATGGGCAAGGCGTACCAAACTATCTTTTGGGAAGAGATAATGTTTCACAAGATCTTTTGGATGACATCAACGCATCGTTACCTGAAACTCGGCCGGTTCCGACTTTCAATCCACAATATCTTCGAGATATTGATATGAACACGCGTTTGCAAGATAGCGCGGAGGTATTTGTCACATTCGTTCATGAAGGCGCCGGCTGGGTGAATGCCCTTGGATTTTTCACTTATGAACTCAGCAATCCGCCCCAATCGTTAAATGACATCGATTCGCTTACGCTAGTATTTCCCAATGTTTCTTATATCGGTAGCGGTGGTGGGCTTCGCTCCGGAGATAAAGTAAAATTAGGCAACTTCAAAGCCGGCACCGGAATCGGTTGGTTTTTGGTACCTAACGCGTGGCAAACCAATACAAGAAGTGTTCTCAATGCAGGCAGTGTCCAAACCAAATACTCGGTAAAAGACTTTAATGCTTTTACCACCGCTCAGTTTCGCCAGCATGTTATTCTTTTGAAAGATGAATCACGCCAACTTTTACTCTTGGGCTTTGAGGATACTTCTCGACCCGGCGGCGATAATGATTTCAATGATGCCATTTTTTATGTAACTGCGAATCCATACACCGCCGTCATCACTGAGGATTTGGATTCGGTTCAAGAGGCCATTGATTCTGACGGCGATGGGGTATTTGATTATATGGATGAATATCCTACTGATGCGGCGCGCGCCTTCAATGTATATGCTCCCGCAAAAAATGCTTTTGCGTCACTTGGCTTTGAAGACTTGTATCCTGTTAAAGGTGACTACGATTTCAACGACCTTGTGGTGGATTACAATCATCACCTTGTGACCAATGCTCAAAACCGCGTCGTTGAAATGAAATCAACCATCATTACAAGAGCAATTGGCGGGATATTCAAAAACGGGTTCGGATTTCAGCTTGGTGTTTCCCCTTCAAGTATTTCAAACATCACAGGGCAAAACATAACTGAGAATTTCATTGCGAGAAACGAAAATGGAACTGAAGCGGGCCAATCAAAAGCGGTGATTATTGCTTATGATAATGCCTTTCGAAAACTTGCGCCACCCGCGGGCTTTTACACAGTTAATGCACAGGAAGGGTCACCATTCATTACACCGGATACAACAAAGCTTAGAATTTCCTTTAGCACACCACAAATTGTTTCGGAGTTGGGAAGTTCGCCTTTCAACCCATTTATTTTTGTCAATAAACAGCGCGGCTATGAAGTTCATTTGCCCAATATGCAACCGACAGACTTAATGAATACGAGCCTTTTCGGCACGGGTAACGACAACACCCTTTTGCCATCACGCAGTTACAAAACATCTCGAGGCTTGCCTTGGGCAATTCATATTCCCGTGAAGTTTGAATACCCGATAGAAAAAAGAGATATCACACGGAGTTATTTACGATTTTCAATTTGGGCTGAATCGGGAGGTTCATTGTTTCAAGATTGGTATTTATCAAAGGCTGGCTATAGGCAAGCGGCAAATCTGTATCGATAA